In a single window of the Porites lutea chromosome 14, jaPorLute2.1, whole genome shotgun sequence genome:
- the LOC140925196 gene encoding uncharacterized protein, with the protein MLGANAFAFLIAVAVLVATVFFPTEVHGRNRKLHFKKPSKHLLELPKEISYSDPKKSAVQNSFSQRLFDNGRSVMIRKSTKESVFIQGMVSATLNADSYGAYMVQDIAYLYNAVNAFNRAAEKMRDQGQSEFEQFYKNESSVWESKYLAPMLRDWHLKNTQNVQPGTAAQEYMSFLTTVSQKHAKYLAIAMLPCTMLWRWMADELFPSVQENSAYYSWFKENKSRRPGDRSRLESFVDQKFRSEEEYKEAKVFFCQAMFSELNFFRESGNESLYVLPPDCQALP; encoded by the exons ATGTTAGGAGCAAACGCTTTCGCTTTCCTGATTGCCGTTGCTGTCCTGGTGGCAACGGTTTTCTTCCCGACTGAAGTCCATGGAAGAA ACAGAAAACTGCACTTCAAGAAGCCGAGCAAGCACTTATTGGAGCTTCCTAAAGAAATTTCTTACAGCGATCCCAAAAAATCGGCTGTGCAAAATTCCTTTAGCCAGCGCCTTTTTGATAATGGCAGAAGCGTGATGATACGAAAGTCCACGAAAGAAAGTGTCTTTATTCAAGGCATGGTTTCAGCGACACTAAACGCAGATTCCTACGGCGCATACATGGTTCAAGATATCGCCTACCTTTACAATGCAGTTAATGCATTCAACCGTGCCGCTGAAAAGATGAGAGACCAAGGGCAAAGTGAATTTGAGCAATTTTACAAAAACGAGTCTTCTGTTTGGGAGTCTAAGTACTTGGCGCCGATGCTAAGAGACTGGCATCTTAAGAATACTCAAAACGTGCAACCTGGCACTGCAGCCCAAGAGTACATGTCTTTCCTGACTACTGTGAGCCAAAAGCATGCTAAATACCTAGCTATAGCGATGCTACCATGCACGATGCTTTGGCGCTGGATGGCTGATGAGCTATTTCCTAGTGTCCAGGAGAACAGCGCTTATTATAGCTGgtttaaagaaaacaagagcCGCCGTCCGGGCGACAGAAGCCGCCTGGAGAGTTTTGTTGATCAGAAATTCCGTTCAGAGGAGGAATATAAAGAagccaaagtttttttctgtcaagCAATGTTCAGCGAGTTGAATTTCTTCAGGGAGAGTGGTAACGAGTCACTTTACGTCCTCCCTCCGGATTGCCAAGCCCTTCCTTGA